The Setaria italica strain Yugu1 chromosome VIII, Setaria_italica_v2.0, whole genome shotgun sequence genome includes the window ataatatatttatGCTTCTCTAAAAGACTCATGCAACTTATCTGAATTTACCATGCATTTTCTCGTTCAAGCACCAAAATGGCTACAAAAATTAAATGTACACTTGATTACTAACTCTATGAATAAATTAAATAGCTTGCAGATAGTACGAGCTGTCTTTTTAGCTGTCTGTATGTGACATGACATAGTTCACAGACAGCAGCTGTCTAAAATGTTGTACGTGCCCTTGCACTACCGTCCCCAGCAAACATGGGAGCCACCTTCCAGCGAACGAGTCCTCTCCATAGTTTGTCTATGCTGCAGAGTACGGACAGCAGAGCAAGAACTGCACGAAAACAAATTTATGCTCGGTGTggtttattttcaaattaaGTTTAGTTGAATTTTCGAATTGAAAACTTTGAATTGAATATTTAAATTCTAAACTTTTGATACCAAGGAAAATACATGTGTTTTGAATACTTATCTTGTACTTACTGTCCTCGCCAACAAGCAGAGTTCACACAAAAAGAAGCACACTCCACAAGATTTTGAAACAATAGTGTCTCTACCTAGTGCCGCATAAGTTCAGATAACAAATTGAGATGAGTCACGGAAAATAACTGCTATCTAGTTCATAGTTTAACCGCATTTCAAGTAGACAAGTTTACAGGGGCAAATCAGAACATATGGTGCAGAGCTTGACAAGAGGTCATGGAAAATAACCGCTATCTGGTCATCTCGAATCCCATAATGTAAGCCACAAAACTAGCCAATGAGATAAGAATTGATGTCGGTCGCCGTACAGATTCCTGTTATTTGGCCAAGTTTGTTCAAGATGCAACGAGCAAACGACTGGAACCGGGAGCCTACCTACAAAAAGGGGCAGCATGTCCGCCAGTAGATGTTAGAATCCATCATGCATGGCAATCAATCAGTTTATGTGTGCGAAATTTTAGAATATGGTCATGTGAAGCCGGTGCACACAACCAACGGAGCATGGAATTTCGCAAGGATATATTAAAAGAAGCGATACTTTGGTACATTTTATTCTTGCATTGGAAATATTGACTGACTCTGGTGGGCACTGGTCTCTCAAATATGAGAATATAGCTTCAATCCATAATAAAAGAGCAATATATAATTATCTACACAGTTTATTTAGATACCTGTGATTTACATAAAGGCTTACTATTTAACAGTACCATTAATAAACGAATAACAAAAGAGCCATATACCGCACATGGTTTATGGACCATAGTGACCTTACCAAGAATTATAGCTCCCACTTGCAGGAAGGCCAACACCAATGAAAATTTGAAGTTCAGAAATCCTCATCATCCTACGCATACAAATAATGTTTGCACATGAAAGACACAATGTTATATTGACAATCAAGAGAAGGAATAGTGCTGATTCAATATGTTAAGCACATACTAACCTCGTAGTTCTGAGGAGGGAATGCACCCAGGAGAAAATCTTCGTCCTCTAAAAAAAGCTGCAGATTCTTCGTCTTCAGCAGGAACTCAACCTCATCCTCCTCAAAACCAATCAAGAATCCGACCTTGAGAAGCTCGGTGAGAGATGGAACCAGATCAACTCTCTCATACAGCAGTCCTTGAGAGATTTCCTCACCGAAGCATGTCGCGAACTCCATCCTAGTTGTCCTTCCATGTGACCCCTCGGACTTCTGCATGTACAACTTGCGGTTCTCTCTTTCCCACCTGAACAGCCTCCGTCCTTTAACTGTCACAGTTCTTCCCAGTGATAGCTTTACTTGGTAGCTCACACTGATAGGTTCAGTCATCTCAAGAGCCTTCACGCTGAGTAGGTAAGAAGCCATTTGGTGCCTCTTGTCAGTGCCAATCTCAAGAGCCGGGTTTGCAAGGAAAGCAAGGATTATTCTGAGCAAGCCTGGTGTTACCATAGCATCTTTCATCTCTACTACTTGGCAGGTATTCATGTTCAACATACAGGTTTCATCTTTTGTGACAGCCTTGGAGATTGCTCGAACACCAAGGCTCTGGTAGATAGTGTCCATCTGAGCTCGAGATCTGAATGACAGACCAGCTGGATACCAAATGAATATTGGCTCTGAAGAGAACTGATCAAACAAATGCTTTAGGACGAGATCATCTGGAACAAAGACATCTTCGACCTCCTGCAAGATGATCTTACCACCGGAAAGAACAGGAACTCTTGTGACAGAACCTGAAAGGAGCTTTGCTGTCGTTGCATTCCAACAGTTTCCAATGAACTCCCAGAAAAATGAACAGCTAGCTGGAGTCAGCTCGAAACATGTGCACTCCCAAGAGCGCCACAGAATGCAATGATCTAAAACTTTGGGGCTGTGCCTAACTCCAAGAACATTGGAGAAGAACCCTTGCAAATCCTTTTGATAGTACTTGTCCAAGACTGAGAAACGAGTGCTAAACAGACCATTCCAGTCATGAAGAACACAATCGGCAGGGCGCACCCAATTGCCAGTGCTTCTTCCCTTGGGTATCCATATCCAGCTTTCACCTTTATTTCTCGGTTCCCATTTGAAAGCTGCCAAGTATTTGTATATCCTGGTTATGGTATCCCCTCTCGAGAAGTGTTTCAGATCCTGCGCCAACAGAGAGCATCCATAGCCAACATCCACAACAACTCCAATCAGTCTAAACTCTGTCCTGTATGATAATATCTCAGGGCCATAGAATGCTTCATCTATGAAAGGACCATCTTCCCTGCAGAGATATGAAGACCATGCTGAGTCAAAAAGGATACATTGATCAGCATACCTGTAACCAAGAGTTGACTTCATCTGCATCTTTCCAATTTTAAGTGCAAAGCTTCTAGGATTGGAGCTCCTATGTATGCATTTCAACAACGATACAAGAGTTTTGCTCGCGAGTACAGGGGGCCTTTCAACACTGGTCAAGGCTACTACATTCTGGTTGGTGCCCTCGCTGGTATTTCCGGAGTCACTACTAACATGTAGTCCGGTAGAAGGGCTAACAACATTGGGTTTAGGTAATTGTGGTCCCTCCACAGTTGATAGGCATGACAAGACAAAGTCTGCTCCCTGGTTGAAATCTACGGTAACGCCTAAAGCCTTGAGCTCCTTCTTATAGTTATATATTTCCTTCCCTGTGCCACTGCTTGAGTCACTGTCATCAATGAAGGGTAGGCTTGCAACTGCCATTACCGGTTCCCATGAGGAATCAGAGAGTACACACTTGTTTGGAGGCCTGAAACCTTGTGTAGTATGCAGCCACTTTTCTGTTTGCATAAACTTGAGAATATTGGCTGGGATTGTCATGTCCTCATCACTCAGATCCTTGTAGCAGGAGAGCAGAGCAAGCCTAATTTCCTTTGTAAGGGAAGATGTTGACACGAGTTGTTTCAGATAATAAGTTATGGAATTGCTTGCCTGGTCCAGACTACCAACGACACCGATCTTCATCAGTTCATCCCGATAGGTCAGGATTTCGTTACCATAGAAAGGCAAATCGAGCAGTGGAACAACATCGGCGAATTTTACAAGGCATTTCCACTCTGGATCTAGGAGAAATGTCTCCCGGGGAGCTCTAAACCCAGCATTAGTCTTTAACCATTGGCGCTTCTTCAGCCCCTTCACCAAGTACTTGCATGAGTCAGCATGTCTGATACATTTCAATAATAGTATAGCAGCACCAGAAGTAACTGGACCTGTTGGAAGGTTAATGTTATCAACAATGATCTGGTAATTCTGTTTGAATTTAACATGAACACCTAGATGCTGAAGCTCTGACTTGTATTCACTGATTTCATGGCCATAGAAGTCTATGTCGACAAAAGGTAAACAGCTGATTTCAGATGGTATCATCCATTCTGAACTGAAAAGAACAGATCCAGTAGGTGATCTATAACCAGAGCAGGTCTTGAGCCAATCTCCTCCTCTGATGGTCCTAATGAGATGATCAGATGACATGTGTTCCTGCTTAAGGAATCTGATGAAGCTGAGCAGTGAAAGCACCATGTCACCTGTCAGGGTGCCTGTTACCATTGAAATGAAGCACTCGCCAATGTATGACATTGCTTGAGAAAATTCAAACTTCACACCTAGTGATGCCAGTACTTCCTTGAAATCATTCATTTCGCCCATGTAATACTCTTGATCAATCATTGGCACATCAACAAAGGCAAGTCTAGCCTGAAACAAACAGCCCCACTCTTCATTTGACATGAACGAATCTGCTGGTGAACGGTAACCAACAGATGTCATGAGCCAATTCCCATGCATGATGCAGCTTACAAATTTTTTAGGTAACCCTACACCCCTTGACCTTAAATTCTCAATCCATTCCAGAAGGAGAACTGCATTCTCTGCAGTTAAGAAAGATGATGCAGCAGGAAAACTAGCATCTGGAGGAATCAGAAGAGGCACATCAGTGGCTTGTATATATGTCCTGATAAAGGACAAATACTGATCTTCACATATATGCTCTCCAGAAGAATTTCCAGAACAGACGTAATCATCACCAAGTTCAATGTAGTTTTGTGGTCTCCATGGATTTTCACCCAATAGTGCACCCCACTTACTACCTTTTGATGGAACGAGAACTATGCTTCTTGTGACAACAACATGACCACAATTATCCACTAGGGGCATTGAGTTGCATATTTGTTTCACACTCCATTCTGGCATTAACTTCTCTGAATGCAAGTGATAGATGAATCGAGTGAAAGCAAGAACCATGCTCTTCTCAGGTAAAGCTTTCACAACCATAAGAGTATACTCATGTAGGGTCAGGGTCTTCACTGCTACATACTTCTCAAGCCATTCCACTACAGTTGTTTTCTTGGAGAATAGACCCAGTGCTTTCTGAGTAGATAGCGGCATAAAGAGTGTTCGAGAGACTGTTGAGAAATAGTCATTGTTCCAGTTAATGATCGATGGTGCAGATTCCTCGTCAGATAGCATGCATAGCCTCTCATCTGCTGTTGTGGCTTCACACACACTCCTGTATGTCATTACACCACCTCCACCAACACACTTTACAAGTGGTATTTCCATCATGTTTGTGCTAACAAACTTTGCTTTCCAGTTCTCAGCAACAAAACTGAGAAGATCAAAATAAATGTCTTCAGGCAGCAGCTTCACAAGATCTGATCCTAGGATGCACCTCCCATACCATTCAGAATCAACATAACCAATTTTGAGAAATCCCAACACATCATCATATGCTTCACTGTCAAAGTAGGAGTTCAGAATATTTGTGCCATGCGATGAAATGTTGTGAACATCAACTCCTAACTTCACTGCTCTGTTTATGATGCTCCAGAAAGAAGAGTTTAGCCTGTAAACCTCTGTAGGCTTACGGAATACTTTCACTGAAGAACAGGTCTCACATGGGACTATATCCACATCAATCAGCTTGTTTCTAATGGACAGCCTGACAGAATCCATCAGCTCTATTGAAGAGTGATTAAGAGGCAAAAACTTGAAAACAGGTGGAAGCGCAAACACTGGTGCACTTTCTGTTGATTTCACTAGTGCCAGGAAAGCATTAACGAATGCAGAAGGTACACATTCTAGAATCCCTCGGTTCCACTGGCTGTCAAGTAGAATGGACTCTCGGGATGATGACAGCAAAAAGTCAGCCTGGATAATGAAAGGGAAGTTTGTTGCCATTTCAGTTGGCAAGAATGCATAAACACCAGGTGATGTCAGCCCCTTGCTCAACCTCTGTCCATGGGGGAATGCTAGCATGACAACCCACtgatctattccttctctcttCTGCACATAGCATTCTGGTTTCACAGGGAAATGTTGCTTCCAGATGTAGTAGCTACAGTGTTGCCCATCTCTCTCGTCCTCATCAGCTGATAGGTGAAGAGTATAGGACTCTGCACCAATATCCTTCGTCGTCAAAGCATCAGCTTCACTTGATATAGAAATTTGACTCAGACTAGTAGCATTCAGATCATCATTAACCTCCCGTA containing:
- the LOC101760663 gene encoding uncharacterized protein LOC101760663, with protein sequence MSSGSSSAAPAAPPPLQPSPREHVERIRRERYFIGRGERNPLAEDMHQAVNYLSQELYSKDVHFLMELIQNAEDMIILLELLQLWSIGFKSVFLVSRNPHIFSNGYQIKFREDPSPECGIGYIVPEWVEENPSISDIAKIYSSFKSLPTTTFILPLKSDKIDAVKKELSNTHPEVLLFLSKIRQISVREVNDDLNATSLSQISISSEADALTTKDIGAESYTLHLSADEDERDGQHCSYYIWKQHFPVKPECYVQKREGIDQWVVMLAFPHGQRLSKGLTSPGVYAFLPTEMATNFPFIIQADFLLSSSRESILLDSQWNRGILECVPSAFVNAFLALVKSTESAPVFALPPVFKFLPLNHSSIELMDSVRLSIRNKLIDVDIVPCETCSSVKVFRKPTEVYRLNSSFWSIINRAVKLGVDVHNISSHGTNILNSYFDSEAYDDVLGFLKIGYVDSEWYGRCILGSDLVKLLPEDIYFDLLSFVAENWKAKFVSTNMMEIPLVKCVGGGGVMTYRSVCEATTADERLCMLSDEESAPSIINWNNDYFSTVSRTLFMPLSTQKALGLFSKKTTVVEWLEKYVAVKTLTLHEYTLMVVKALPEKSMVLAFTRFIYHLHSEKLMPEWSVKQICNSMPLVDNCGHVVVTRSIVLVPSKGSKWGALLGENPWRPQNYIELGDDYVCSGNSSGEHICEDQYLSFIRTYIQATDVPLLIPPDASFPAASSFLTAENAVLLLEWIENLRSRGVGLPKKFVSCIMHGNWLMTSVGYRSPADSFMSNEEWGCLFQARLAFVDVPMIDQEYYMGEMNDFKEVLASLGVKFEFSQAMSYIGECFISMVTGTLTGDMVLSLLSFIRFLKQEHMSSDHLIRTIRGGDWLKTCSGYRSPTGSVLFSSEWMIPSEISCLPFVDIDFYGHEISEYKSELQHLGVHVKFKQNYQIIVDNINLPTGPVTSGAAILLLKCIRHADSCKYLVKGLKKRQWLKTNAGFRAPRETFLLDPEWKCLVKFADVVPLLDLPFYGNEILTYRDELMKIGVVGSLDQASNSITYYLKQLVSTSSLTKEIRLALLSCYKDLSDEDMTIPANILKFMQTEKWLHTTQGFRPPNKCVLSDSSWEPVMAVASLPFIDDSDSSSGTGKEIYNYKKELKALGVTVDFNQGADFVLSCLSTVEGPQLPKPNVVSPSTGLHVSSDSGNTSEGTNQNVVALTSVERPPVLASKTLVSLLKCIHRSSNPRSFALKIGKMQMKSTLGYRYADQCILFDSAWSSYLCREDGPFIDEAFYGPEILSYRTEFRLIGVVVDVGYGCSLLAQDLKHFSRGDTITRIYKYLAAFKWEPRNKGESWIWIPKGRSTGNWVRPADCVLHDWNGLFSTRFSVLDKYYQKDLQGFFSNVLGVRHSPKVLDHCILWRSWECTCFELTPASCSFFWEFIGNCWNATTAKLLSGSVTRVPVLSGGKIILQEVEDVFVPDDLVLKHLFDQFSSEPIFIWYPAGLSFRSRAQMDTIYQSLGVRAISKAVTKDETCMLNMNTCQVVEMKDAMVTPGLLRIILAFLANPALEIGTDKRHQMASYLLSVKALEMTEPISVSYQVKLSLGRTVTVKGRRLFRWERENRKLYMQKSEGSHGRTTRMEFATCFGEEISQGLLYERVDLVPSLTELLKVGFLIGFEEDEVEFLLKTKNLQLFLEDEDFLLGAFPPQNYEDDEDF